Proteins encoded together in one Aminipila butyrica window:
- a CDS encoding 2-isopropylmalate synthase has product MKNYEKYKVGYFMPPVNEMKWTKKDHVEVAPDWCSVDLRDGNQALIVPMSLEDKIEFFKFLLNLGFKEIEVGFPAASKTEYTFLRTLIEHDLIPDDVTIQVLTQSREHIIKKTFESLKGVKKAIVHLYNSTSLAQREQVFQKSQDEIVEIATSGAKLLKQYRETMPESHISFEYSPESFTGTEMDFALRICNEVIDIWQPTADNKVVINLPATVSMSMPHVYASQIEYMNDHLHQRENIRISLHPHNDRGTAVADAELGILAGGDRVEGTLFGNGERTGNVDIITVAMNMYAHGVDPKLDFSDMPSIVETYERFTGLSVHPRQPYGGQLVFAAFSGSHQDAIAKGMAYLEAHELDEWMVPYLPIDPHDVGRKYDADVIRINSQSGKGGIAYILEQTYGYAIPKQMREEVGYLVKDISDNAHKELSAEEIYEIFKDEYINVFTPVDINDATFKKVSTYKSDDGMTVDLNVTIDGHSYDVSAAGNGRLDAVSNALKKTPYSFDYTFVTYSEHALDADSNSRACAYIAITDQSGKLYWGIGIHDDIVAASINALVCAINRQNKIRPLNK; this is encoded by the coding sequence ATGAAAAATTATGAAAAGTACAAAGTCGGCTACTTTATGCCGCCTGTCAACGAAATGAAATGGACAAAAAAGGATCACGTAGAAGTTGCCCCTGACTGGTGCAGTGTAGACCTTCGGGATGGCAACCAGGCGCTGATCGTTCCCATGAGCCTAGAAGACAAAATTGAATTTTTCAAGTTCCTCCTAAACCTCGGATTCAAAGAAATTGAAGTGGGCTTTCCTGCCGCTTCCAAAACAGAATATACTTTTTTACGGACACTCATTGAGCATGACCTGATTCCTGACGATGTGACGATTCAAGTACTTACCCAATCCAGAGAACATATCATCAAAAAGACATTTGAATCTCTAAAAGGCGTGAAAAAGGCTATTGTTCATCTATATAACTCCACTTCCCTAGCTCAACGGGAACAGGTTTTCCAAAAGTCTCAAGACGAAATTGTAGAAATTGCTACCAGCGGTGCCAAGCTGCTCAAGCAATACCGGGAGACGATGCCGGAAAGTCATATTTCTTTCGAATATTCGCCAGAAAGCTTTACCGGTACGGAGATGGATTTTGCCCTGCGCATCTGCAACGAGGTCATTGACATCTGGCAGCCTACTGCGGACAACAAGGTCGTCATCAATCTGCCTGCCACAGTCTCCATGTCTATGCCCCACGTTTACGCCAGCCAGATTGAATATATGAACGACCATCTGCATCAGAGAGAAAATATCCGCATCTCTCTGCACCCTCACAACGACCGGGGTACAGCTGTAGCAGACGCGGAACTGGGTATTCTGGCAGGCGGTGACCGGGTAGAAGGGACTCTCTTCGGCAACGGCGAACGAACCGGCAATGTAGATATTATTACCGTAGCCATGAATATGTATGCTCACGGTGTAGATCCGAAGTTGGATTTTTCTGATATGCCTTCTATCGTAGAGACCTACGAGCGATTTACCGGCCTGTCTGTCCACCCTCGGCAGCCGTACGGCGGACAGCTGGTGTTTGCCGCTTTCTCCGGCTCCCATCAGGACGCTATTGCCAAGGGCATGGCCTACCTGGAAGCCCACGAGTTAGATGAATGGATGGTGCCTTATCTGCCAATCGACCCTCACGATGTGGGCCGAAAATACGATGCTGACGTTATCCGAATCAATAGCCAATCCGGTAAGGGAGGCATTGCCTACATTCTGGAGCAGACCTACGGTTATGCCATACCAAAGCAAATGCGGGAAGAAGTTGGTTACTTAGTCAAGGATATTTCCGACAACGCCCACAAGGAACTGTCAGCAGAAGAAATCTATGAAATTTTCAAAGACGAATACATCAACGTGTTTACTCCGGTGGACATCAACGATGCTACTTTCAAAAAGGTTTCTACCTATAAGAGCGACGATGGTATGACCGTAGACCTTAATGTGACCATCGATGGTCACTCTTACGATGTGTCTGCCGCTGGTAATGGCCGCTTGGATGCGGTGAGCAACGCCTTAAAAAAGACTCCCTATTCCTTCGACTATACCTTCGTTACTTATTCGGAACATGCTTTGGATGCAGATTCTAATTCCCGTGCTTGCGCCTATATCGCCATCACCGATCAGAGCGGCAAGCTTTACTGGGGTATTGGCATCCACGATGACATCGTTGCCGCATCTATCAATGCTTTGGTATGCGCCATCAACCGTCAGAACAAAATTCGTCCGTTAAATAAGTAG
- the ilvB gene encoding biosynthetic-type acetolactate synthase large subunit yields MKLTGSEIVAEVLLEQEVDTVFGYPGGTILNIYDTLYHYQDRIKHILTSHEQHAAHAADGYARATGKTGVVFATSGPGATNLVTGIATAFMDSIPMVAITCNVPDTLIGRDAFQEICITGITMPITKHNYFVNRIEDLADAIRNAFRIAQSGRKGPVLVDITKDVTAAIMEHEKKEPLTVTPMPKADIEDIKKIAEMINKAERPIAYFGGGVAASSASEELAELLQKADMPGTYTMMAAGVLSYDDKKNLGLIGMHGSVASNRAVDKADFVLALGTRFSDRVALNVSKFAKNATIVQIDIDRSEINKNVQVDLSIVSDVKDALEKLIPLVEEVDRSQWIDKMQEWKKVRGDKKEGEAPLRPVDIVTAACDLTDKETIYVTDVGQHQMWAAQYLKHKNTRSFVTSGGLGTMGFGYGAAVGAQIGCPQKRVIHFTGDGSFHMNLTEACTAISNNLPIITIIMNNSVLGMVYQWQTTFYGKRYSSTTPERKTDFVKVIEGFGGKGYRATTPEEFGAAFKEALKADGPVWIDCVISREERVLPMIPNGGTVNDMIVG; encoded by the coding sequence ATGAAATTAACAGGATCTGAAATTGTGGCAGAAGTATTGCTAGAGCAGGAAGTCGATACCGTCTTCGGGTATCCCGGAGGCACCATCCTCAACATCTACGATACGCTCTACCATTATCAGGATAGGATCAAGCACATCCTTACTTCTCATGAACAGCATGCTGCACACGCAGCTGACGGTTACGCAAGAGCCACTGGAAAAACAGGAGTCGTTTTCGCAACGAGTGGCCCGGGTGCTACCAATTTGGTCACGGGCATCGCCACAGCCTTTATGGATAGTATACCGATGGTAGCCATCACTTGTAATGTACCGGATACTTTAATCGGAAGAGATGCGTTTCAAGAGATTTGCATTACCGGCATAACTATGCCGATTACAAAACATAATTATTTTGTCAACCGGATTGAGGATTTGGCGGATGCCATCCGCAACGCTTTTCGCATTGCGCAGAGCGGCAGAAAAGGGCCGGTATTGGTAGATATCACCAAAGATGTGACGGCAGCAATCATGGAACACGAAAAGAAAGAGCCGCTGACCGTAACACCAATGCCTAAGGCAGACATAGAAGATATTAAGAAAATTGCAGAGATGATTAACAAGGCAGAACGGCCAATCGCTTATTTTGGCGGTGGTGTGGCAGCTTCCTCGGCCTCTGAGGAACTGGCGGAACTGTTGCAGAAGGCGGATATGCCAGGCACTTACACCATGATGGCTGCTGGCGTATTGAGCTACGACGACAAGAAAAATCTGGGGCTTATCGGGATGCACGGAAGTGTTGCTTCCAACCGGGCTGTAGATAAAGCAGATTTTGTGCTGGCACTGGGTACTCGGTTCAGTGACCGAGTTGCCTTAAATGTAAGTAAATTTGCAAAGAATGCCACAATCGTACAGATTGATATCGACCGGAGCGAAATTAATAAAAATGTACAGGTGGATTTGAGCATTGTCAGCGACGTAAAGGATGCTTTGGAGAAATTGATTCCCTTGGTGGAAGAGGTGGACCGCAGCCAGTGGATTGACAAGATGCAGGAATGGAAGAAGGTTCGAGGAGACAAGAAAGAAGGGGAGGCCCCTCTTCGCCCGGTGGACATCGTTACTGCCGCTTGCGATTTGACGGATAAGGAGACCATTTACGTAACAGATGTAGGCCAGCACCAGATGTGGGCGGCTCAATACTTAAAGCATAAGAATACCAGGAGCTTTGTGACCAGCGGTGGGCTGGGAACCATGGGCTTTGGCTATGGTGCAGCGGTAGGCGCTCAAATCGGCTGCCCTCAGAAGAGAGTCATTCATTTTACAGGAGACGGCTCTTTCCACATGAATCTGACAGAGGCTTGTACAGCTATCAGCAATAACTTGCCAATCATTACCATTATCATGAACAACAGCGTGCTGGGCATGGTATATCAGTGGCAGACCACTTTCTATGGGAAGCGGTATTCTTCTACCACGCCTGAGAGAAAAACGGACTTTGTGAAGGTCATCGAAGGTTTTGGGGGAAAGGGCTATAGGGCCACTACACCGGAAGAGTTTGGCGCAGCTTTTAAGGAAGCACTCAAAGCTGATGGTCCTGTTTGGATTGATTGCGTGATTTCCAGAGAAGAGCGGGTACTGCCGATGATTCCAAATGGCGGCACGGTCAATGACATGATAGTAGGTTAG
- the ilvN gene encoding acetolactate synthase small subunit: protein MTEKKEVISIFVDNQANVLSRVVSLFGRRGFNIDSLTVSATNNPAISRITIAFTGNDQALNQIITQTEKLEVVKEIFTLEKEDSVYRELLLIKIRSNKSNRTALREVVEIFRGKIIDLSKESVVVEMTGAPEKIDGFMNMVSCYEIIEMCRTGVTGIKRGLATPECCQEGHEIYSGDLFD, encoded by the coding sequence ATGACAGAAAAAAAAGAAGTAATCAGTATTTTTGTAGATAACCAGGCGAATGTTCTCAGCAGGGTAGTCAGCCTGTTTGGAAGACGCGGCTTTAACATCGACTCCCTGACCGTATCTGCCACCAACAATCCGGCCATCTCCAGAATTACTATCGCATTTACGGGCAATGACCAGGCCTTAAACCAGATTATTACCCAGACAGAAAAGCTAGAGGTGGTAAAAGAAATCTTTACGTTGGAAAAGGAAGACAGCGTGTACAGAGAATTACTGCTGATAAAGATTCGGTCCAACAAAAGCAACCGCACGGCCCTTCGGGAGGTGGTGGAGATTTTTAGAGGAAAGATTATTGATCTGTCCAAGGAAAGCGTAGTTGTGGAGATGACTGGTGCACCCGAGAAGATTGACGGCTTTATGAACATGGTCAGCTGCTATGAGATTATCGAAATGTGCCGCACTGGTGTAACCGGCATCAAGAGAGGCTTAGCCACTCCGGAATGCTGCCAGGAAGGTCATGAGATTTATTCTGGAGATTTATTCGATTGA
- the ilvC gene encoding ketol-acid reductoisomerase, with amino-acid sequence MIKKYYDTDCNLGLLDGKTVAVIGFGSQGHAHAENLKDSGVNVVVGLRKGSAHTAKAEAAGLKVVEIEEAAEAGDVVMMLVPDELAASIYKNQVAKHMKEGNALAFAHGFNIHYNQIKPQADIDVIMIAPKGPGHTVRSQYQEGKGVPSLIAIHQDATGKAKDIALAYASGIGAGRAGILETTFKEETETDLFGEQAVLCGGVTELMKAGFDTLVEAGYQPEMAYFECIHEMKLIVDLINDGGFEKMRYSISNTAEYGDYRTGRRMITEETRKEMKKVLSEIQDGTFASEFIQEFNAGGQAKFLATRRKETEHLLVKVGSELRKMMSWLKK; translated from the coding sequence ATGATTAAAAAGTACTACGATACGGATTGTAATTTGGGATTGTTAGACGGTAAAACTGTTGCAGTAATTGGATTTGGCAGTCAAGGTCACGCCCATGCAGAAAATCTGAAAGACAGCGGCGTAAACGTGGTAGTAGGCCTGAGAAAAGGATCTGCACACACAGCTAAAGCAGAGGCTGCTGGTCTAAAGGTCGTTGAAATTGAAGAAGCGGCAGAAGCTGGTGATGTAGTGATGATGTTGGTACCAGATGAACTGGCAGCCAGCATTTACAAGAATCAGGTTGCTAAACATATGAAAGAAGGCAATGCACTGGCATTTGCTCACGGTTTTAACATTCACTACAACCAAATTAAGCCCCAGGCAGATATCGATGTCATCATGATTGCGCCAAAGGGCCCAGGACATACAGTAAGAAGCCAGTATCAGGAAGGCAAAGGCGTTCCATCTCTTATCGCTATCCATCAGGATGCTACAGGAAAGGCTAAAGACATCGCTCTGGCTTACGCTTCCGGCATTGGTGCAGGCAGAGCAGGTATCCTGGAGACTACTTTTAAGGAAGAGACGGAAACCGACTTGTTTGGTGAACAGGCTGTCCTGTGCGGCGGTGTTACCGAGCTGATGAAGGCCGGTTTTGACACCTTGGTAGAAGCTGGATACCAGCCGGAAATGGCTTACTTTGAATGTATCCATGAGATGAAGCTGATTGTTGATCTGATTAACGACGGCGGCTTTGAGAAGATGAGATATTCCATCTCCAACACGGCAGAGTACGGCGATTACAGAACCGGCAGAAGAATGATTACAGAAGAGACTAGAAAAGAAATGAAAAAGGTTCTCTCTGAAATTCAGGATGGTACTTTTGCCAGCGAATTCATTCAGGAATTCAATGCAGGCGGTCAGGCTAAGTTCTTAGCTACCAGAAGAAAAGAAACAGAGCATCTGCTGGTTAAAGTAGGCAGCGAACTGAGAAAGATGATGAGCTGGCTGAAAAAATAG
- the ilvD gene encoding dihydroxy-acid dehydratase — protein MARRSANVTQGVEKAPMRSLFYAMGYTKEELDRPLIAVVSAHSEIVPGHYHLDKITEAVKAGVRMAGGTPIMVPAIGVCDGIAMGHIGMKYSLASRELIADSVETMTQAHAFDGLVLVPNCDKIVPGMVMAAVRMNVPTVVCSGGPMMAGLVDEEDISLSKIFEAVGARKANLIDDQKLEEFEQGCCPGCGSCAGMYTANSMNCLCEALGIALPGNGTIPAVHNGRIRLAKYAGAAIMNLVEKDIKARDIINERSVRNALRCDMALGCSSNSVLHLLAIANEAGVPLDLKMFNEESERTPNLCHLAPAGETHMQDLNIAGGIAAVQSELAKKDMLDLEVMTATGKTLGENLQGVKNKKPDTIRPIENPYSETGGIAILFGNVAPEGCVVKRSAVAPEMLKHSGPARVFNCEEEAIAAIYDGKIVAGDVVVIRYEGPKGGPGMREMLNPTSALAGMKLDKTVALITDGRFSGASRGASIGHVCPEAANGGNIGLLQEGDIIEINIPEYSIQVRVSDAEFEKRRSSYVAPEPNIKTGWLGRYGKLVDSAAKGAIMKQDF, from the coding sequence ATGGCGCGAAGAAGTGCAAACGTGACTCAAGGTGTAGAAAAGGCTCCCATGAGAAGCCTTTTTTACGCTATGGGTTATACGAAAGAAGAATTGGATCGGCCCCTGATTGCTGTGGTTTCCGCCCACAGTGAGATTGTACCGGGCCACTATCACTTAGACAAGATTACGGAAGCGGTAAAAGCCGGCGTGCGTATGGCTGGGGGAACGCCAATCATGGTACCGGCTATCGGCGTTTGCGACGGCATCGCCATGGGCCATATCGGCATGAAGTACAGCCTAGCTAGCCGAGAGCTTATCGCTGACAGCGTGGAGACGATGACTCAAGCCCATGCCTTTGACGGACTGGTGCTGGTGCCAAACTGTGATAAGATTGTACCGGGCATGGTGATGGCGGCGGTCCGCATGAACGTACCAACTGTAGTCTGTTCCGGCGGTCCGATGATGGCCGGGCTGGTAGATGAAGAGGACATCAGTCTGTCCAAGATTTTTGAAGCGGTGGGCGCGAGAAAAGCAAACCTGATTGATGATCAGAAGTTGGAAGAGTTTGAACAGGGCTGCTGCCCAGGTTGCGGCTCCTGTGCAGGCATGTACACGGCAAACAGCATGAACTGCCTGTGCGAAGCTTTGGGTATCGCCTTGCCGGGCAATGGGACGATTCCTGCTGTCCACAATGGCCGAATTCGCTTGGCGAAGTATGCGGGGGCGGCCATCATGAACTTGGTGGAAAAAGACATTAAGGCTCGTGATATTATTAACGAACGGTCTGTCCGCAACGCGCTGCGCTGTGATATGGCTTTGGGCTGTTCCTCTAACAGCGTACTGCATTTGTTGGCCATAGCCAACGAGGCTGGTGTACCGCTGGACTTAAAGATGTTTAATGAAGAAAGTGAGCGGACTCCGAACCTGTGCCATTTGGCTCCGGCTGGGGAGACTCACATGCAGGACTTAAATATTGCTGGCGGTATCGCAGCTGTTCAGAGCGAACTGGCGAAGAAAGATATGCTGGATTTAGAGGTGATGACCGCTACTGGTAAGACCTTAGGAGAAAACCTGCAAGGGGTGAAGAACAAGAAGCCAGATACCATTCGGCCGATTGAAAATCCGTACAGTGAGACTGGTGGCATCGCTATCCTCTTTGGGAACGTGGCTCCAGAAGGTTGTGTGGTAAAGCGAAGTGCAGTAGCTCCGGAAATGCTGAAGCATAGCGGGCCGGCTAGGGTATTCAACTGCGAGGAGGAAGCTATTGCAGCTATTTATGATGGTAAGATTGTGGCTGGAGATGTCGTGGTTATCCGCTATGAAGGGCCGAAAGGCGGACCGGGTATGCGCGAGATGCTTAACCCGACTAGTGCGCTTGCCGGCATGAAGCTAGATAAGACGGTGGCGTTGATTACCGACGGGCGATTCAGCGGAGCCAGCCGAGGCGCATCCATCGGGCATGTATGTCCGGAGGCGGCCAATGGGGGGAATATTGGGCTTCTTCAGGAAGGCGACATCATTGAGATTAACATTCCGGAATATTCTATCCAGGTGCGGGTTTCAGATGCAGAATTTGAAAAACGCAGGAGCAGCTATGTGGCACCAGAGCCGAACATTAAGACCGGCTGGCTGGGACGTTACGGCAAGCTGGTGGATTCGGCAGCCAAGGGCGCCATCATGAAGCAGGATTTTTAA
- a CDS encoding stalk domain-containing protein, giving the protein MNPVIENNRTMIPVRFISEALLYTVEWDDVNKEVKILTQNSNALL; this is encoded by the coding sequence GTGAATCCTGTTATTGAAAATAACAGAACAATGATTCCAGTCAGATTTATATCTGAAGCTTTACTTTACACTGTTGAATGGGACGATGTAAATAAAGAGGTTAAAATATTAACTCAAAATTCCAATGCTCTATTATAA
- a CDS encoding late competence development ComFB family protein, translating into MKVILKNIMESIVLQKLDETVDKLGCCTCDECRRDIASYALNLLPSKYVVTPEGEMYSKLNALSMQYEADLLSALSQATQVVSQKCRHKPLAK; encoded by the coding sequence ATGAAAGTGATTTTAAAAAATATTATGGAATCTATCGTGCTTCAAAAACTGGATGAAACAGTTGATAAGCTTGGATGCTGCACATGCGATGAATGCAGACGGGATATTGCGTCTTATGCTTTAAATCTTCTGCCCTCCAAATATGTGGTTACTCCCGAGGGCGAAATGTATTCAAAGCTCAACGCTCTTTCCATGCAATACGAGGCCGACCTGCTAAGTGCCCTTTCCCAAGCGACACAGGTTGTTTCCCAAAAGTGCCGCCACAAGCCCCTTGCAAAGTAG
- a CDS encoding lipase family protein gives MKPINSLFFIIAVVLLVTSTTGTAEAMASATSASGRSWETELFTQPSQEFNLDLAKFSLNLSAAAYGDTNENMLRTLISYGFIPDTAYSTNSYKKSGLSGNDTAAYTFAHQPISIGSKDYTLVAVVIRGTSGEAEWLSNFNINNSGNSPLVHEGFKNATDVLSSSLNQYMDDLALDRTRTKFLITGHSRGAAIANLLAADLSGTERWADASNIYAYTFATPNVAKINENPYLNIFNDVNPADIVTEVPLAKWGYSRYGVSYDLPEPNQLPASELAATRLLLEKLITLAPTVEDFYKAKSSLLFLQENLRTPSTNTIGAHAPQSYMANLNAANPAVLSARIFELQLQLLPNTSYI, from the coding sequence ATGAAACCAATTAATTCTTTATTTTTTATTATTGCCGTCGTTTTGTTGGTCACATCAACCACTGGTACAGCAGAGGCGATGGCTTCAGCCACATCAGCTTCTGGGCGTAGCTGGGAAACAGAACTCTTTACCCAGCCGTCCCAAGAATTCAACCTGGATCTAGCCAAATTTTCCTTAAATCTAAGTGCGGCAGCCTATGGAGATACCAACGAAAATATGCTTCGTACTCTGATCTCCTACGGCTTCATTCCCGATACCGCCTACAGTACCAACTCTTATAAAAAGTCTGGCCTCTCGGGGAACGATACCGCAGCCTATACCTTTGCCCACCAGCCAATCTCCATCGGGTCCAAGGATTATACTTTAGTCGCCGTAGTCATCCGGGGTACCAGCGGAGAAGCGGAGTGGTTGAGTAATTTTAACATCAATAATTCTGGCAACAGCCCCTTGGTTCACGAAGGCTTTAAAAACGCAACCGATGTTTTGTCTAGCTCTCTAAATCAATACATGGATGACCTCGCCCTTGACCGAACCCGCACCAAATTCCTTATCACCGGCCATAGCCGGGGAGCTGCCATCGCCAATCTGTTGGCGGCAGACTTGTCCGGAACAGAGCGCTGGGCTGATGCATCCAACATCTACGCCTACACGTTTGCTACCCCTAACGTAGCAAAAATAAACGAGAACCCCTATCTGAATATCTTTAATGATGTAAATCCAGCAGATATTGTCACAGAGGTTCCCTTGGCAAAATGGGGATACAGCCGATACGGAGTCAGCTACGACTTGCCAGAACCGAATCAACTGCCTGCTTCCGAACTGGCTGCCACCCGTCTCTTGCTAGAAAAGCTTATAACTTTAGCCCCAACGGTTGAAGATTTTTATAAAGCAAAGTCCTCCCTTCTGTTTCTACAGGAGAACCTGCGAACCCCTAGTACAAATACAATCGGGGCACACGCTCCTCAGAGCTACATGGCCAATCTGAATGCCGCCAATCCAGCTGTACTGAGTGCACGGATATTTGAGTTGCAGCTTCAGCTGCTTCCGAATACCAGCTATATTTAA
- a CDS encoding ATP-binding protein, with protein MNKLHDLSTELNTMAIFHSLLEDELIQNFQQLATSTYSLESKDCIIGIYGSFVATLFKKTESLSHYIAELVFSHENFYIIGKGAGKTFHPVVEASLKNELDVLNRLAALTPEDARDIINYKGFLPMWTNEPLDLTDLYMKRLANLPISGYGIYARHYAFALTADGVTPIAHPDPQRLSQLPGYERERSLILQNTLSLLEGAGASNVLLYGDAGTGKSSTVKAILNEYKDRGLRLIEIKKEQLLELPSLLEVLSVNPLKFILFIDDLSFNGNDDSFSALKAVLEGSVASRSKNVAIYATSNRRHLVKENMSDREGDDLHRSDTMQETLSLSARFGLTVTFQAPDKDHYLDIVKHLAQEYSLALSESELCVRAEAFAIRNGGRSPRTAKHFVQVQAVMQLEGEEHETN; from the coding sequence ATGAATAAACTGCACGATTTATCCACCGAATTGAATACTATGGCTATATTTCACAGTCTTCTGGAGGATGAGCTGATTCAAAACTTTCAACAGCTAGCCACCTCCACCTATTCCTTAGAATCCAAAGATTGTATTATAGGCATTTACGGCAGCTTTGTCGCAACGCTGTTTAAAAAGACCGAGTCCTTATCTCACTACATCGCAGAATTGGTCTTTAGCCACGAGAATTTTTACATTATCGGCAAAGGGGCAGGCAAAACCTTTCATCCGGTGGTGGAAGCCAGCCTGAAAAATGAGCTGGATGTTCTAAACCGACTGGCGGCTTTGACACCTGAGGATGCACGTGACATCATTAACTATAAGGGATTCTTGCCCATGTGGACCAATGAACCCCTGGACCTGACGGACTTATATATGAAACGGCTGGCTAATCTGCCAATTAGCGGCTACGGTATTTATGCCCGGCATTACGCTTTTGCGCTTACCGCCGACGGAGTAACCCCAATTGCTCACCCCGATCCCCAGCGTCTTTCTCAGCTTCCAGGCTATGAACGAGAACGAAGCTTAATCCTGCAAAACACCTTATCCCTGTTAGAAGGCGCAGGTGCCAGCAACGTGCTTCTGTACGGAGATGCTGGAACGGGCAAAAGTTCCACGGTGAAGGCTATTTTGAACGAATATAAAGACCGCGGCCTGCGTCTCATTGAAATTAAGAAAGAACAGCTGCTGGAACTGCCCAGCCTGCTGGAAGTACTGTCTGTCAATCCTCTGAAGTTCATATTGTTTATTGACGATTTAAGTTTTAACGGCAATGATGACAGCTTTTCTGCCTTAAAAGCAGTGTTGGAGGGCAGTGTCGCTTCCCGAAGCAAGAATGTGGCGATTTACGCTACCAGCAATCGCCGGCACCTAGTCAAGGAAAACATGTCAGACCGAGAAGGCGACGATTTGCACCGAAGCGATACCATGCAGGAAACCCTTAGCTTATCGGCCCGCTTTGGGTTGACGGTTACCTTCCAAGCACCGGATAAAGATCATTATCTGGATATTGTGAAGCACTTAGCTCAAGAATATAGTCTGGCGCTTTCAGAATCAGAGCTTTGTGTTCGGGCGGAGGCCTTTGCAATCCGCAACGGCGGACGCAGTCCTCGTACAGCTAAGCATTTTGTTCAAGTTCAGGCGGTCATGCAGTTAGAAGGAGAAGAGCATGAAACCAATTAA